The proteins below come from a single Alligator mississippiensis isolate rAllMis1 chromosome 2, rAllMis1, whole genome shotgun sequence genomic window:
- the BTBD6 gene encoding BTB/POZ domain-containing protein 6 isoform X1 → MPRGRGCLHGRIMKCLTFFLLLPETLKKPKRGARAPACAERLPLALHKKMAAELYPPSAHSHSPHLANSNHPAAPANGAKKPCLQLQHSAQPPPPPPPHNLNNNNLESANWQSFHPTLRERNALMFNNELMADVHFVVGPPGASKKVPAHKYVLAVGSSVFYAMFYGDLAEVKSEIHIPDVEPAAFLILLKYMYSDEIDLEADTVLATLYAAKKYIVPALAKACVNFLETSLEAKNACVLLSQSRLFEEPELTQRCWEVIDAQAEMALKSEGFCEIDQQTLEIIVTREALNTKEVVVFEAVLNWAEAECKRQGLPVTPRNKRNVLGKALYLVRIPTMTLEEFANGAAQSDILTLEETHNIFLWYTAANKPKLEFPLTKRKGLVPQRCHRFQSSAYRSNQWRYRGRCDSIQFAVDKRIFIAGLGLYGSSCGKAEYSVKIELKRLGVVLAQNLTKFTSDGSSNTFSVWFEHPVQIEQDTFYNVSAILDGNELSYFGQEGMTEVQCGKVTFQFQCSSDSTNGTGVQGGQIPELIFYA, encoded by the exons ATGCCGCGGGGCCGCGGCTGCCTGCACGGCCGGATCATGAAGTGCCTGACTTTCTTTCTTCTGCTTCCAGAGACCTTGAAGAAGCCCAAGCGGGGCGCGCGGGCGCCGGCATGCGCTGAGcggctgcccctggccctgcacaagaAGATGGCTGCAGAACTTTACCCGCCCAGCGCCCACAGCCACAGCCCGCACCTGGCCAACAGCAACCACCCCGCCGCCCCCGCCAACGGCGCCAAGaagccctgcctgcagctgcagcacagcgcccagccgccgccgccgccgccgccccacAACCTCAACAACAACAACTTGGAGAGCGCCAACTGGCAGTCCTTCCACCCCACCCTGCGCGAGAG GAACGCGCTGATGTTCAATAACGAGCTCATGGCCGATGTGCACTTCGTCGTGGGCCCTCCGGGGGCATCCAAGAAAGTTCCTGCCCACAAG TACGTTTTGGCAGTCGGTAGTTCTGTCTTCTATGCTATGTTTTACGGTGATCTCGCAGAGGTCAAATCTGAAATCCATATACCAGATGTGGAACCTGCTGCCTTTCTAATCCTATTAAA GTACATGTACAGCGATGAAATTGACCTGGAGGCCGACACGGTGCTGGCTACGCTCTACGCTGCCAAGAAGTACATCGTCCCGGCCTTAGCGAAGGCTTGCGTCAATTTCCTGGAGACAAGTTTAGAAGCGAAAAATGCCTGCGTTCTTCTGTCTCAGAGCAGGCTCTTTGAGGAGCCAGAACTGACGCAGCGCTGCTGGGAAGTAATTGATGCTCAAGCAGAAATGGCACTGAAGTCAGAAGGCTTCTGTGAAATAGATCAACAAACGCTAGAGATCATTGTAACCCGGGAAGCGCTGAATACCAAGGAGGTGGTAGTTTTTGAGGCTGTTCTTAACTGGGCAGAGGCTGAATGCAAGAGACAAGGGCTACCAGTTACACCAAGGAACAAGAGGAATGTTTTAGGAAAAGCCTTGTATTTGGTGCGGATTCCAACTATGACTTTGGAAGAGTTTGCCAATGGTGCAGCTCAATCTGACATCCTTACCTTGGAGGAAACTCACAATATATTCTTATGGTATACAGCTGCAAATAAACCCAAGCTAGAATTTCCCTTGACGAAAAGAAAAGGACTTGTACCTCAAAGATGCCACCGATTTCAATCATCTGCCTATCGAAGTAACCAGTGGAGGTACAGGGGTCGGTGTGACAGCATCCAATTTGCTGTAGATAAACGGATATTTATAGCGGGACTGGGCTTGTATGGGTCAAGCTGTGGCAAAGCTGAATACAGTGTCAAAATTGAACTTAAACGCTTGGGCGTTGTTCTTGCTCAAAATCTCACAAAATTTACCTCGGATGGATCCAGTAATACTTTCTCAGTGTGGTTCGAGCACCCTGTGCAGATTGAGCAAGACACATTTTACAACGTAAGTGCCATTCTTGATGGCAATGAACTCAGTTATTTTGGACAAGAGGGAATGACTGAAGTACAGTGTGGAAAAGTGACATTCCAATTCCAGTGCTCCTCAGACAGTACCAATGGGACCGGAGTACAAGGTGGACAAATTCCTGAACTCATTTTCTATGCATGA
- the BTBD6 gene encoding BTB/POZ domain-containing protein 6 isoform X2 — MAAELYPPSAHSHSPHLANSNHPAAPANGAKKPCLQLQHSAQPPPPPPPHNLNNNNLESANWQSFHPTLRERNALMFNNELMADVHFVVGPPGASKKVPAHKYVLAVGSSVFYAMFYGDLAEVKSEIHIPDVEPAAFLILLKYMYSDEIDLEADTVLATLYAAKKYIVPALAKACVNFLETSLEAKNACVLLSQSRLFEEPELTQRCWEVIDAQAEMALKSEGFCEIDQQTLEIIVTREALNTKEVVVFEAVLNWAEAECKRQGLPVTPRNKRNVLGKALYLVRIPTMTLEEFANGAAQSDILTLEETHNIFLWYTAANKPKLEFPLTKRKGLVPQRCHRFQSSAYRSNQWRYRGRCDSIQFAVDKRIFIAGLGLYGSSCGKAEYSVKIELKRLGVVLAQNLTKFTSDGSSNTFSVWFEHPVQIEQDTFYNVSAILDGNELSYFGQEGMTEVQCGKVTFQFQCSSDSTNGTGVQGGQIPELIFYA, encoded by the exons ATGGCTGCAGAACTTTACCCGCCCAGCGCCCACAGCCACAGCCCGCACCTGGCCAACAGCAACCACCCCGCCGCCCCCGCCAACGGCGCCAAGaagccctgcctgcagctgcagcacagcgcccagccgccgccgccgccgccgccccacAACCTCAACAACAACAACTTGGAGAGCGCCAACTGGCAGTCCTTCCACCCCACCCTGCGCGAGAG GAACGCGCTGATGTTCAATAACGAGCTCATGGCCGATGTGCACTTCGTCGTGGGCCCTCCGGGGGCATCCAAGAAAGTTCCTGCCCACAAG TACGTTTTGGCAGTCGGTAGTTCTGTCTTCTATGCTATGTTTTACGGTGATCTCGCAGAGGTCAAATCTGAAATCCATATACCAGATGTGGAACCTGCTGCCTTTCTAATCCTATTAAA GTACATGTACAGCGATGAAATTGACCTGGAGGCCGACACGGTGCTGGCTACGCTCTACGCTGCCAAGAAGTACATCGTCCCGGCCTTAGCGAAGGCTTGCGTCAATTTCCTGGAGACAAGTTTAGAAGCGAAAAATGCCTGCGTTCTTCTGTCTCAGAGCAGGCTCTTTGAGGAGCCAGAACTGACGCAGCGCTGCTGGGAAGTAATTGATGCTCAAGCAGAAATGGCACTGAAGTCAGAAGGCTTCTGTGAAATAGATCAACAAACGCTAGAGATCATTGTAACCCGGGAAGCGCTGAATACCAAGGAGGTGGTAGTTTTTGAGGCTGTTCTTAACTGGGCAGAGGCTGAATGCAAGAGACAAGGGCTACCAGTTACACCAAGGAACAAGAGGAATGTTTTAGGAAAAGCCTTGTATTTGGTGCGGATTCCAACTATGACTTTGGAAGAGTTTGCCAATGGTGCAGCTCAATCTGACATCCTTACCTTGGAGGAAACTCACAATATATTCTTATGGTATACAGCTGCAAATAAACCCAAGCTAGAATTTCCCTTGACGAAAAGAAAAGGACTTGTACCTCAAAGATGCCACCGATTTCAATCATCTGCCTATCGAAGTAACCAGTGGAGGTACAGGGGTCGGTGTGACAGCATCCAATTTGCTGTAGATAAACGGATATTTATAGCGGGACTGGGCTTGTATGGGTCAAGCTGTGGCAAAGCTGAATACAGTGTCAAAATTGAACTTAAACGCTTGGGCGTTGTTCTTGCTCAAAATCTCACAAAATTTACCTCGGATGGATCCAGTAATACTTTCTCAGTGTGGTTCGAGCACCCTGTGCAGATTGAGCAAGACACATTTTACAACGTAAGTGCCATTCTTGATGGCAATGAACTCAGTTATTTTGGACAAGAGGGAATGACTGAAGTACAGTGTGGAAAAGTGACATTCCAATTCCAGTGCTCCTCAGACAGTACCAATGGGACCGGAGTACAAGGTGGACAAATTCCTGAACTCATTTTCTATGCATGA